One genomic region from Candidatus Latescibacter sp. encodes:
- a CDS encoding metalloregulator ArsR/SmtB family transcription factor, with protein sequence MSDLFVRHAEICKTFSNPRRLEIISALRDKKELTASQLLELIDTSKANLSQHMAVLVQKGVVKSRREGINVFYQLSDERITKACDIMREVLIGRLESEAKALDQFKK encoded by the coding sequence ATGTCGGACCTGTTTGTGCGTCATGCAGAAATCTGTAAGACTTTTTCAAACCCAAGGCGTCTGGAAATAATCAGCGCGCTCCGTGACAAGAAGGAATTGACCGCAAGCCAATTGCTGGAACTGATCGATACCAGCAAAGCAAATCTCTCTCAGCACATGGCTGTTCTTGTTCAGAAGGGTGTTGTGAAATCGAGGCGGGAAGGAATAAACGTTTTCTACCAGCTTTCCGACGAACGCATCACCAAAGCGTGCGACATCATGCGCGAGGTGCTCATCGGCAGGCTGGAATCCGAGGCGAAAGCCCTGGACCAGTTTAAGAAATGA
- a CDS encoding cysteine desulfurase family protein produces MIYLDYNATTPIDESVADAMIPFIRGGFGNPSSTHAYGVAAKKAVDTAREQVANFLGAHPDEIVFTGGGSESNNAVIKGVAYSLRGKGSHIITSRIEHPSVLNPCRFLEKNGYEVTYLPVDRYGAVDQEEVGKAITSGTILVTIMHANNETGTIQPVSAISAVCREKGVFFHTDAAQSAGKIPVRVDDMGVDFLSVAGHKLYAPKGIGVLYIRDGLSIEPLIHGAGHEMGRRAGTENVIFAVGLGRACEIATASLEDTAVRELTDSFYKGMQSLFGDRMRLNGHPENRLPNTLFVSFKGHTASSVIDALGDVAVSTGSACHSGSTGLSPVLKAMGVSESEAAAVIRFSLGRYTTRNEIDTVLENLSLLVENTGG; encoded by the coding sequence ATGATATATCTGGATTACAACGCGACAACCCCGATAGATGAATCCGTTGCGGATGCCATGATACCGTTCATCCGCGGCGGCTTCGGCAACCCGTCGAGCACTCATGCATACGGAGTCGCCGCAAAAAAGGCGGTAGATACCGCGCGGGAGCAGGTAGCGAATTTTCTGGGTGCGCACCCCGACGAGATTGTTTTCACCGGCGGCGGAAGCGAATCGAACAACGCGGTCATCAAAGGAGTCGCATACTCCCTCCGCGGTAAGGGGAGCCACATCATCACCTCCCGGATAGAGCATCCCTCGGTGTTGAATCCCTGCCGTTTTCTCGAAAAGAACGGGTACGAGGTCACGTATCTCCCCGTTGACCGGTATGGGGCCGTCGATCAGGAGGAAGTCGGGAAAGCCATCACGAGCGGAACGATCCTCGTGACCATAATGCACGCGAACAACGAGACCGGGACTATTCAGCCCGTTTCCGCCATTTCGGCGGTATGCAGGGAAAAGGGCGTGTTTTTTCACACCGACGCCGCCCAATCGGCGGGGAAAATCCCGGTGCGTGTTGATGATATGGGTGTTGACTTCCTCTCGGTCGCCGGGCACAAGCTCTACGCGCCCAAAGGGATCGGCGTCCTTTACATCCGGGATGGGCTTTCCATCGAGCCGCTCATTCACGGCGCCGGGCACGAGATGGGGCGGAGGGCCGGCACCGAGAATGTCATCTTCGCCGTCGGCCTCGGACGCGCGTGCGAAATCGCGACCGCCTCCCTCGAAGACACCGCCGTCAGGGAATTGACGGATTCCTTTTACAAAGGTATGCAATCGCTTTTCGGCGACAGGATGCGGCTCAACGGACATCCCGAGAACCGTCTGCCGAATACCTTATTTGTAAGTTTTAAGGGTCACACGGCATCCTCCGTCATCGATGCCCTGGGTGATGTCGCCGTATCCACCGGCTCCGCCTGTCATTCCGGCTCCACCGGCCTTTCGCCGGTATTGAAAGCGATGGGTGTGAGCGAAAGCGAGGCGGCGGCAGTGATCCGATTCAGCCTTGGACGATACACCACACGGAATGAAATCGACACGGTGTTGGAAAACCTCTCACTTTTGGTTGAGAATACCGGCGGTTAA